The following are encoded together in the Leguminivora glycinivorella isolate SPB_JAAS2020 chromosome 18, LegGlyc_1.1, whole genome shotgun sequence genome:
- the LOC125236185 gene encoding uncharacterized protein LOC125236185, with translation MDSETTDLPNTSGMKIMTRKHVFDLFKSEKLPTLEEKLCSLRDQLFSSDGCTNDQIELFKSNFAYFKSEFKTRWIKAQYKEDRFIKNNHSWLEGTFAIPIAERPANRAGRPCKHFEELSERSKRRKTEVIRSNFDKEVIVHATQVELRKSGNRDASNVLKEITNSPTRATKYKKAYYRTKSSNDNIRPLTTQEAMQMFIDAELSRAQYDIIRSTNKKFFPSYNQLQKEKKKCYPPSEVCNVTSTSAEVELQPLMDLTVKRLSEHLEEVLLTLKEQERQSLKLICK, from the coding sequence atCTACCGAATACATCAGGAATGAAGATCATGACTAGAAAACACGTATTTGATCTCTTCAAAAGTGAAAAATTACCTACATTGGAAGAAAAACTGTGTTCCCTAAGAGATCAACTTTTTTCTAGTGACGGCTGCACTAATGATCaaatagaattatttaaaagcaattttGCATATTTCAAGTCAGaatttaaaactagatggaTTAAAGCTCAGTATAAAGAAGACAGATTCATAAAAAACAATCATTCTTGGCTAGAAGGCACCTTCGCGATTCCCATTGCTGAAAGACCAGCAAACCGAGCAGGCCGGCCGTGCAAACATTTTGAAGAGTTAAGCGAAAGAAGTAAAAGAAGAAAAACGGAGGTTATTCGGTCTAACTTTGACAAGGAGGTTATAGTACATGCTACGCAAGTCGAATTAAGAAAATCTGGAAATCGTGACGCTTCTAATGTACTTAAAGAAATAACTAATTCGCCAACTCGCgcaactaaatataaaaaagcatACTATCGGACCAAGTCTTCGAATGATAATATAAGACCTTTGACTACCCAGGAAGCAATGCAAATGTTCATTGATGCAGAGTTATCGCGAGCACAATATGATATTATACGAAGCACGAATAAGAAGTTTTTTCCTAGTTACAATCAACTgcagaaagaaaagaaaaagtgTTACCCGCCATCGGAAGTATGCAATGTAACAAGCACTAGTGCAGAGGTTGAATTGCAGCCTTTGATGGACCTCACGGTTAAGCGACTATCAGAGCACCTAGAAGAGGTACTGTTAACTTTAAAAGAACAAGAACGCCAATCTCTGAAGCTTATCTGCAAATGA